The Bombus vancouverensis nearcticus chromosome 12, iyBomVanc1_principal, whole genome shotgun sequence genome contains a region encoding:
- the Clic gene encoding chloride intracellular channel protein 5 isoform X1 has translation MADDSHENGTSNGDVPEIELIIKASTIDGRRKGACLFCQEYFMDLYLLAELKTISLKVTTVDMQKPPPDFRTNFQATPPPILIDNGDAILENEKIERHIMKNIPGGHNLFVQDKEVATLVENLFSKLKLLLLNAKDKDKDPKSSSLMAHLRKIDEHLGRKGTRFLTGDTMCCFDCELMPRLQHIRVAGKYFADFEIPETLVHLWRYMHHMYRLDAFLQSCPADQDIINHYKLQQSMKMKKHEELETPTFTTSIPIEVNDD, from the exons ATGGCGGACGACAGCCACGAGAACGGCACGAGCAACGGCGACGTTCCCGAGATCGAGTTGATCATCAAG GCATCTACGATCGATGGTCGCCGAAAGGGTGCGTGCCTCTTCTGCCAGGAATACTTTATGGACCTGTATCTCCTCGCCGAATTGAAAACCATCTCTCTAAAAGTGACCACGGTCGACATGCAGAAACCGCCGCCCGATTTCCGTACCAATTTCCAGGCAACGCCGCCGCCGATCCTAATCGATAACGGCGACGCGATATTGGAAAACGAGAAAATCGAACGGCACATAATGAAGAACATTCCCGGTGGACACAATCTCTTCGTGCAGGACAAAGAAGTGGCCACGCTCGTTGAAAACTTGTTCAGT AAATTGAAACTGTTACTACTGAACGCGAAGGATAAGGATAAAGATCCGAAATCATCGTCCCTGATGGCACACTTGCGCAAAATCGACGAGCATCTAGGTCGTAAGGGTACTCGTTTCCTCACAGGCGACACGATGTGCTGTTTCGACTGTGAACTTATGCCACGACTCCAACATATCAGGGTGGCCGGCAAATACTTTGCGGACTTTGAGATTCCGGAGACTTTGGTGCATCTCTGGCGATATATGCACCATATGTACAGGCTGGATGCCTTCTTACAAAGTTGCCCAGCCGATCAGGATATCATCAACCATTACAAATTACAACAG AGCATGAAAATGAAGAAGCACGAAGAGCTAGAGACCCCGACATTCACCACTAGTATTCCAATCGAGGTCAACGACGACTAG
- the LOC117155462 gene encoding uncharacterized protein LOC117155462 isoform X1, whose amino-acid sequence MSGRVQKESADDSDRIDDAVDPRVQIELERLNTATDDINKLEVDLDEARATFRELLCESTVKIDSLAKKLGACIEKSRPYYDARFKAKEALHETQKAAIRFERANSQHAAAKEMVYLAEEGLRTEGRCFDHAWQEMLNHATARVNESEHERALSEAEHRHTTALYHKAEHEVQRLQRELKRAIAKSSMGARRSLLLINSIAYRHNLLMLPYYEMKAHFNQMLEEQKLRVSALERSVGEAKMTYAEALRNLEKISDEIHRTRKYDGADDFDKCSRDTVGQPSLQPNAGTPTDSSVTGSPDSTDYTSDEYLRLPEKMSPSTQCPVPTRIDRESSSEYLGLSNLNVSSTEPRKYIKRDRPKSIATTDTKHIITLNQTSSSTSRLSDLSNILSPIEKRVKIQTPVDLKSTNNTVQNGEEWTEISLNNSPDEVYYNNEVYSDEEDQIPYKPLPMDLTPESNNPPTNGANIQSFSEAASRKKLVTQKSLPAMPKGNEVSLSSEKKTEVTRSPSVKSKSKLDTSLANWITRSSAGSEASGGSSANSSRRQSLDMLWSAGTGERVKEFLNHGMMMLNISSLTERRFNEPKIAERDKERSEKSEKVEGKGKKVPSPLEKTMTYLNADEETSDSESLASVEMLTEDQISSLMMEPDMNQVCQEILGTPLVEVCPLLQQLQQQQ is encoded by the exons ATGAGTGGACGTGTGCAGAAAGAGAGTGCCGATGATTCCGATCGTATTGACGATGCAGTGGATCCTAGAGTACAG ATTGAGCTTGAAAGATTGAATACTGCTACTGACGATATCAACAAGCTTGAGGTTGACTTAGAc GAAGCAAGAGCAACTTTTAGGGAATTACTTTGTGAATCTACGGTAAAAATTGATAGCTTAGCTAAGAAACTTGGCGCGTGCATTGAAAAATCTAGGCCATATTACGATGCCAGATTTAAAGCAAAAGAA GCTTTACACGAAACACAAAAGGCTGCAATTAGATTTGAAAGAGCCAACAGTCAGCATGCAGCAGCCAAAGAGATGGTCTACTTAGCCGAAGAAGGATTAAGGACAGAGGGAAGATGTTTCGATCATGCTTGGCAG GAGATGTTAAATCATGCAACTGCCAGAGTTAATGAATCCGAGCATGAGAGAGCTTTGTCGGAAGCAGAACATAGACACACTACTGCTCTATATCATAAAGCAGAACACGAGGTTCAAAGATTGCAACGTGAACTAAAACGTGCAATTGCTAAATCTAG TATGGGTGCACGTCGCAGCTTGCTTCTGATAAACAGTATCGCCTACAGGCACAACTTGCTCATGTT GCCATATTACGAAATGAAAGCGCATTTTAATCAAATGTTGGAGGAGCAAAAGTTAAGAGTAAGTGCGTTAGAAAGATCAGTGGGTGAAGCTAAAATGACTTACGCCGAAGCGCTGAGAAACCTAGAAAAAATCAGCGACGAAATCCATAGG ACTAGGAAGTATGATGGAGCAGATGATTTCGATAAATGTTCGAGAGATACCGTTGGCCAACCTTCTCTACAGCCCAATGCAGGAACTCCAACTGATTCTAGCGTTACTGGATCACCTGATAGTACAGATTATACTAGCGACGAATACTTGCGCCTTCCTGAGAAGATGAGCCCTAGTACACAATGTCCTGTGCCTACAAGA ATCGATAGAGAGTCTTCTTCCGAATATTTGGGCCTAAGTAACTTGAATGTTTCATCCACAGAGCCGCGGAAATATATCAAACGAGACCGTCCAAAAAGCATTGCAACAACTGATACGAAACATATCATAACACTAAATCAAACAAGTTCTTCAACCTCACGGTTGTCAGACTTGTCGAATATTCTTTCGCCGATAGAAAAACGAGTGAAAATACAAACACCGGTGGATTTAAAAAGCACTAATAACACTGTACAAAACGGGGAGGAATGGACAGAAATTAGTTTAAATAATTCTCCGGACGAAGTATATTACAATAACGAAGTATACTCGGACGAAGAAGATCAAATTCCTTATAAACCGCTACCAATGGACTTGACTCCAGAAAGTAACAACCCGCCCACCAATGGTGCAAATATTCAGTCGTTCAGTGAAGCAGCTAGTCGAAAGAAATTAGTAACCCAAAAGTCATTACCTGCTATGCCAAAAGGAAACGAAGTTAGTTTAAGCAGCGAAAAGAAAACGGAAGTAACAAGGAGTCCGTCAGTGAAAAGTAAAAGCAAACTCGATACCAGTTTAGCTAATTGGATAACCAGAAGTTCAGCTGGCAGTGAAGCTAGTGGAGGCAGTTCAG CAAACTCAAGTAGAAGACAGTCCCTTGATATGTTATGGAGTGCCGGCACAGGAGAACGAGTGAAAGAATTCCTCAATCATGGAATGATGATGTTGAACATATCTAGCCTTACGgaacgacgttttaacgaaccAAAGATAGCAGAGAGAGACAAGGAGAGATCTGAAAAGTCTGAGAAAGTGGAAGGGAAGGGAAAGAAAGTTCCTAGTCCATTAGAAAAAACAATGACCTATCTTAATGCGGACGAGGAAACATCCGATAGCGAAAGCTTAGCAAG CGTGGAAATGTTAACGGAGGATCAGATTTCTTCGCTTATGATGGAACCCGACATGAATCAAGTATGTCAAGAAATTCTAGGAACACCTTTAGTTGAGGTGTGTCCGTTATTGCAACAACTGCAACAACAACAATAG
- the Clic gene encoding chloride intracellular channel protein 5 isoform X2, with the protein MASTIDGRRKGACLFCQEYFMDLYLLAELKTISLKVTTVDMQKPPPDFRTNFQATPPPILIDNGDAILENEKIERHIMKNIPGGHNLFVQDKEVATLVENLFSKLKLLLLNAKDKDKDPKSSSLMAHLRKIDEHLGRKGTRFLTGDTMCCFDCELMPRLQHIRVAGKYFADFEIPETLVHLWRYMHHMYRLDAFLQSCPADQDIINHYKLQQSMKMKKHEELETPTFTTSIPIEVNDD; encoded by the exons ATG GCATCTACGATCGATGGTCGCCGAAAGGGTGCGTGCCTCTTCTGCCAGGAATACTTTATGGACCTGTATCTCCTCGCCGAATTGAAAACCATCTCTCTAAAAGTGACCACGGTCGACATGCAGAAACCGCCGCCCGATTTCCGTACCAATTTCCAGGCAACGCCGCCGCCGATCCTAATCGATAACGGCGACGCGATATTGGAAAACGAGAAAATCGAACGGCACATAATGAAGAACATTCCCGGTGGACACAATCTCTTCGTGCAGGACAAAGAAGTGGCCACGCTCGTTGAAAACTTGTTCAGT AAATTGAAACTGTTACTACTGAACGCGAAGGATAAGGATAAAGATCCGAAATCATCGTCCCTGATGGCACACTTGCGCAAAATCGACGAGCATCTAGGTCGTAAGGGTACTCGTTTCCTCACAGGCGACACGATGTGCTGTTTCGACTGTGAACTTATGCCACGACTCCAACATATCAGGGTGGCCGGCAAATACTTTGCGGACTTTGAGATTCCGGAGACTTTGGTGCATCTCTGGCGATATATGCACCATATGTACAGGCTGGATGCCTTCTTACAAAGTTGCCCAGCCGATCAGGATATCATCAACCATTACAAATTACAACAG AGCATGAAAATGAAGAAGCACGAAGAGCTAGAGACCCCGACATTCACCACTAGTATTCCAATCGAGGTCAACGACGACTAG
- the LOC117155462 gene encoding uncharacterized protein LOC117155462 isoform X2, with protein sequence MSGRVQKESADDSDRIDDAVDPRVQIELERLNTATDDINKLEVDLDEARATFRELLCESTVKIDSLAKKLGACIEKSRPYYDARFKAKEALHETQKAAIRFERANSQHAAAKEMVYLAEEGLRTEGRCFDHAWQEMLNHATARVNESEHERALSEAEHRHTTALYHKAEHEVQRLQRELKRAIAKSRPYYEMKAHFNQMLEEQKLRVSALERSVGEAKMTYAEALRNLEKISDEIHRTRKYDGADDFDKCSRDTVGQPSLQPNAGTPTDSSVTGSPDSTDYTSDEYLRLPEKMSPSTQCPVPTRIDRESSSEYLGLSNLNVSSTEPRKYIKRDRPKSIATTDTKHIITLNQTSSSTSRLSDLSNILSPIEKRVKIQTPVDLKSTNNTVQNGEEWTEISLNNSPDEVYYNNEVYSDEEDQIPYKPLPMDLTPESNNPPTNGANIQSFSEAASRKKLVTQKSLPAMPKGNEVSLSSEKKTEVTRSPSVKSKSKLDTSLANWITRSSAGSEASGGSSANSSRRQSLDMLWSAGTGERVKEFLNHGMMMLNISSLTERRFNEPKIAERDKERSEKSEKVEGKGKKVPSPLEKTMTYLNADEETSDSESLASVEMLTEDQISSLMMEPDMNQVCQEILGTPLVEVCPLLQQLQQQQ encoded by the exons ATGAGTGGACGTGTGCAGAAAGAGAGTGCCGATGATTCCGATCGTATTGACGATGCAGTGGATCCTAGAGTACAG ATTGAGCTTGAAAGATTGAATACTGCTACTGACGATATCAACAAGCTTGAGGTTGACTTAGAc GAAGCAAGAGCAACTTTTAGGGAATTACTTTGTGAATCTACGGTAAAAATTGATAGCTTAGCTAAGAAACTTGGCGCGTGCATTGAAAAATCTAGGCCATATTACGATGCCAGATTTAAAGCAAAAGAA GCTTTACACGAAACACAAAAGGCTGCAATTAGATTTGAAAGAGCCAACAGTCAGCATGCAGCAGCCAAAGAGATGGTCTACTTAGCCGAAGAAGGATTAAGGACAGAGGGAAGATGTTTCGATCATGCTTGGCAG GAGATGTTAAATCATGCAACTGCCAGAGTTAATGAATCCGAGCATGAGAGAGCTTTGTCGGAAGCAGAACATAGACACACTACTGCTCTATATCATAAAGCAGAACACGAGGTTCAAAGATTGCAACGTGAACTAAAACGTGCAATTGCTAAATCTAG GCCATATTACGAAATGAAAGCGCATTTTAATCAAATGTTGGAGGAGCAAAAGTTAAGAGTAAGTGCGTTAGAAAGATCAGTGGGTGAAGCTAAAATGACTTACGCCGAAGCGCTGAGAAACCTAGAAAAAATCAGCGACGAAATCCATAGG ACTAGGAAGTATGATGGAGCAGATGATTTCGATAAATGTTCGAGAGATACCGTTGGCCAACCTTCTCTACAGCCCAATGCAGGAACTCCAACTGATTCTAGCGTTACTGGATCACCTGATAGTACAGATTATACTAGCGACGAATACTTGCGCCTTCCTGAGAAGATGAGCCCTAGTACACAATGTCCTGTGCCTACAAGA ATCGATAGAGAGTCTTCTTCCGAATATTTGGGCCTAAGTAACTTGAATGTTTCATCCACAGAGCCGCGGAAATATATCAAACGAGACCGTCCAAAAAGCATTGCAACAACTGATACGAAACATATCATAACACTAAATCAAACAAGTTCTTCAACCTCACGGTTGTCAGACTTGTCGAATATTCTTTCGCCGATAGAAAAACGAGTGAAAATACAAACACCGGTGGATTTAAAAAGCACTAATAACACTGTACAAAACGGGGAGGAATGGACAGAAATTAGTTTAAATAATTCTCCGGACGAAGTATATTACAATAACGAAGTATACTCGGACGAAGAAGATCAAATTCCTTATAAACCGCTACCAATGGACTTGACTCCAGAAAGTAACAACCCGCCCACCAATGGTGCAAATATTCAGTCGTTCAGTGAAGCAGCTAGTCGAAAGAAATTAGTAACCCAAAAGTCATTACCTGCTATGCCAAAAGGAAACGAAGTTAGTTTAAGCAGCGAAAAGAAAACGGAAGTAACAAGGAGTCCGTCAGTGAAAAGTAAAAGCAAACTCGATACCAGTTTAGCTAATTGGATAACCAGAAGTTCAGCTGGCAGTGAAGCTAGTGGAGGCAGTTCAG CAAACTCAAGTAGAAGACAGTCCCTTGATATGTTATGGAGTGCCGGCACAGGAGAACGAGTGAAAGAATTCCTCAATCATGGAATGATGATGTTGAACATATCTAGCCTTACGgaacgacgttttaacgaaccAAAGATAGCAGAGAGAGACAAGGAGAGATCTGAAAAGTCTGAGAAAGTGGAAGGGAAGGGAAAGAAAGTTCCTAGTCCATTAGAAAAAACAATGACCTATCTTAATGCGGACGAGGAAACATCCGATAGCGAAAGCTTAGCAAG CGTGGAAATGTTAACGGAGGATCAGATTTCTTCGCTTATGATGGAACCCGACATGAATCAAGTATGTCAAGAAATTCTAGGAACACCTTTAGTTGAGGTGTGTCCGTTATTGCAACAACTGCAACAACAACAATAG
- the LOC117155464 gene encoding PTB domain-containing engulfment adapter protein 1, with translation MRNSTLLKWAQNSANSKNQTSKNGTNRNWIHPPDALQKGHIAYLVKYLGSTEVDQPKGIEVVKEAICKLKFNQQLRKSEGTKTPKVELTISIDGVAIQEPKTKTSAKRIMHQYPLHRISYCADDKGEKKFFSFIAKEEDAERHTCFVFVSDKLAEEITLTIGQAFDLAYRRFLETSGKDLETQRRCMVLQQKIKRLEHENNVYRQRLQDIAAIKGSADVSAYLSQHNLPDILHVPGATNETTQVNGLANKSSLGNINDSNGNTSNGSQQPPPVPPRSFEKTFDDNFMGSEPTPTPSVGTKLEGLLMDEFEEDFNPRAYETATANGLTNHQSSHNNLLNGQVSSNSNFFSQSNGTTSPPPLLAPPPKAKDSRRQNGLKEDLFGSIPFNPTPSVNAKNEFNDPFEMGEFGATTAISNPSQQELENAIGLLDKKLLEMKDGFSRGLSIDTDDFSLESLDPLRN, from the exons ATGAGAAACTCAACGTTATTGAAATGGGCGCAGAACTCGGCCAACAGTAAAAATCAAACCAGCAAGAATG GAACGAATAGGAATTGGATACACCCACCAGATGCGCTCCAAAAAGGCCACATCGCCTACTTAGTCAAG TATCTGGGCAGCACAGAAGTGGATCAGCCTAAAGGCATCGAGGTTGTTAAAGAAGCTATTTGTAAACTCAAGTTTAATCAACAGTTGAGGAAAAGCGAAGGGACGAAAACACCCAAGGTGGAACTGACCATAAGCATCGACGGAGTTGCAATTCAGGAACCGAAAACGAAAACATCGGCAAAA CGAATTATGCACCAATATCCACTACATAGAATATCGTACTGTGCTGATGATAAAGGCGAGAAAAAGTTCTTCAGCTTTATCGCAAAAGAGGAAGACGCCGAGAGGCATACGTGCTTCGTCTTCGTTAGCGATAAATTAGCTGAAGAGATCACGTTGACGATTGGCCAAGCCTTTGACTTGGCCTACAGGCGGTTCTTAGAAACATCGGGCAAAGATTTGGAAACGCAAAGGCGCTGCATGGTACTGCAGCAAAAGATAAAACGATTGGAACACGAGAATAACGTATATCGCCAGCGGTTACAGGACATAGCTGCTATCAAAGGATCG GCTGATGTGTCAGCATACTTGTCGCAACACAATCTTCCGGATATTCTGCACGTGCCTGGCGCCACGAACGAAACAACGCAAGTAAATGGATTGGCAAATAAATCTTCCCTTGGTAATATAAACGACAGTAATGGGAATACCTCGAATGGATCGCAGCAACCACCTCCGGTTCCTCCAAGGAGTTTCGAGAAAACGTTCGACGATAACTTTATGGG GAGCGAACCTACGCCAACACCGTCGGTTGGTACCAAATTGGAAGGGCTGTTGATGGACGAATTCGAGGAGGATTTCAACCCGAGGGCATACGAAACTGCAACAGCAAATGGTTTGACAAATCATCAATCCAGTCACAACAATCTTCTAAATGGTCAAGTGTCCTCCAACTCCAACTTTTTCTCACAAAGCAATGGCACCACAAGTCCTCCACCATTAT TGGCCCCTCCACCGAAAGCGAAGGATTCCAGACGTCAAAATGGGCTGAAAGAAGATTTATTTGGTAGTATTCCCTTCAATCCCACACCATCCGTTAACGCAAAAAATGAATTCAATGATCCATTTGAAATGGGCGAATTCGGAGCTACAACGGCGATTTCTAATCCTAGCCAACAAGAATTAGAAAATGCGATTGGTCTTTTAGATAAGAAGCTGCTCGAAATGAAG GATGGTTTTAGTAGAGGTCTGTCGATCGATACCGATGACTTTTCGTTGGAAAGTTTGGATCCGTTGCGAAATTGA